The proteins below come from a single Candidatus Flexicrinis affinis genomic window:
- a CDS encoding DUF348 domain-containing protein — translation MDLSDTQPNPRHDDTQPTSPIGTRRPNTLLILAALASAALAIAGGIALISTLTQRPAPPPLVHLTLIVDGLAEDVTTDARTVRELLEREGITLTGSLAVDPGPDARLQAGMTVLVDDQRPVTLTVDGATSVFRTVIENPADILRAAGVTVDNDDEVIVNGAPVQPDQLRRYPLPANRISIRHALTVSLVDGDGPGQSLVTTADTVGDALAEADVTLYLGDSINPPAESALEQDMQIVIDRSLPVTVELDGSTTATRTQAERVGALLAELNIALNGLDYAVPPVNARLRADMTVHIVRVTEEIIVEPIDVPYTRVTLANADMDLDTTAITTAGVPGRDERRIRIRYENGVEVQRFDEGVVRVQDPVNEVLSYGTRLVYRTIDTPDGPREYWRKLRMYATSYHPAALGGDDVTATGARLTKGIVAINPRIVPYGTILYVEGYGEGLAADTGGPRSTPYWIDLGYDDDNYRRWSRYVDVYLLAPPPNNIPLLLP, via the coding sequence ATGGATTTGAGCGACACCCAGCCCAACCCGCGCCACGACGACACGCAGCCCACGTCCCCGATCGGAACGCGCCGGCCCAACACCCTCCTGATCCTCGCCGCATTGGCAAGCGCGGCGCTGGCGATCGCCGGCGGCATCGCGCTGATCTCGACGCTCACGCAGCGCCCGGCCCCGCCGCCGCTCGTGCACCTCACTTTGATCGTGGACGGGTTAGCCGAGGACGTCACGACCGATGCCCGTACGGTCCGCGAACTGCTCGAACGCGAGGGCATCACGCTGACCGGTAGCCTCGCCGTCGACCCGGGCCCGGACGCGCGCCTACAGGCCGGCATGACCGTATTGGTCGACGACCAGCGACCCGTCACCCTGACCGTCGACGGCGCGACCAGCGTATTCCGCACGGTGATCGAAAACCCGGCCGACATCTTGCGCGCCGCCGGCGTCACCGTCGATAACGACGACGAGGTGATCGTCAACGGCGCGCCGGTCCAGCCCGACCAACTGCGTCGTTATCCGCTGCCGGCCAACCGCATTTCAATTCGTCATGCTTTGACGGTGTCGCTAGTCGATGGCGACGGACCTGGGCAGTCGCTTGTCACAACGGCCGACACGGTCGGCGATGCGCTGGCAGAGGCCGACGTCACCCTGTACTTGGGCGACTCGATCAATCCCCCCGCCGAGTCCGCGCTCGAACAAGACATGCAGATCGTCATCGATCGGTCGCTGCCGGTCACCGTCGAGCTGGACGGCAGTACCACCGCGACCCGCACGCAAGCCGAGCGTGTCGGGGCGCTGCTGGCCGAGCTTAACATCGCGCTCAACGGGCTGGATTACGCTGTGCCGCCGGTCAACGCGCGCCTGCGCGCCGATATGACCGTGCACATCGTCCGCGTCACGGAGGAGATTATCGTCGAGCCGATCGACGTGCCCTACACGCGCGTGACCTTGGCCAACGCCGATATGGATCTCGACACTACGGCGATCACTACCGCCGGCGTCCCCGGGCGCGACGAGCGCCGCATCCGTATCCGCTACGAGAACGGCGTCGAAGTGCAGCGCTTCGATGAGGGCGTGGTGCGCGTGCAAGATCCGGTCAACGAGGTCTTGAGCTACGGCACGCGCCTCGTCTACCGGACTATCGACACGCCCGACGGCCCACGCGAGTACTGGCGCAAGCTGCGCATGTACGCCACTAGCTACCATCCGGCGGCGCTCGGTGGCGACGACGTCACCGCCACCGGCGCGCGGCTGACCAAAGGCATCGTCGCGATTAACCCGCGCATCGTGCCCTACGGGACCATCCTGTACGTCGAGGGCTATGGCGAGGGACTCGCCGCGGATACCGGCGGCCCGCGCAGCACGCCGTACTGGATCGACCTCGGTTATGACGACGACAACTACCGCCGCTGGTCGCGCTACGTCGACGTGTATCTGCTGGCTCCGCCGCCCAACAACATCCCGCTGCTGCTGCCGTAG
- the purE gene encoding 5-(carboxyamino)imidazole ribonucleotide mutase, producing the protein MTAPLVGIVMGSDSDWPTMQAAAEVCREFGVPYETRVVSAHRTPADMAEYGQSAHVRGLKVIVAGAGGAAHLPGMLAAYSPLPVIGVPVQSKALSGLDSLLSIVQMPSGVPVATVAIGAGRNAGLLAVQVIAASDPVLLEKVSAYKAALAEQSLAKRLPDE; encoded by the coding sequence ATGACCGCGCCGCTGGTCGGAATCGTGATGGGCAGCGACAGCGACTGGCCGACGATGCAAGCCGCGGCCGAAGTGTGCCGCGAGTTCGGCGTGCCGTACGAAACGCGGGTCGTCTCGGCGCACCGGACCCCTGCCGACATGGCTGAATACGGCCAATCTGCGCACGTGCGCGGGCTGAAGGTGATCGTCGCCGGGGCGGGCGGCGCGGCCCATCTTCCGGGGATGCTCGCGGCCTATTCACCGCTGCCGGTGATCGGCGTGCCGGTGCAGAGCAAGGCGCTCAGCGGCCTCGACTCGCTGCTGTCGATCGTTCAGATGCCGTCCGGCGTGCCGGTCGCGACGGTCGCCATTGGCGCGGGGCGCAACGCCGGCTTGCTCGCCGTTCAGGTCATCGCCGCGTCAGATCCGGTGCTGCTGGAAAAGGTTTCCGCGTATAAGGCGGCGTTGGCGGAACAAAGCCTCGCGAAACGCCTGCCGGACGAGTAA
- a CDS encoding esterase → MPYLYTTLGPKSASDLRMILPHEHVFVDLRTWDKPGYAQAEAADVIAVMAPEIERIKALGVTALIECTPIGVGRRADLDKAVSQATGFPIAVPTGIYREPWIPPWAHEAGEDALCDWMLGELNDHLQESDFPAAWIKLSAGDDGLTATETKILKAATRASAATGALIGSHTIRGRVVRDQLDIIEATGGSPRRYVWIHTQAEPDFALHLEMVKRGAWVEYDALGNPDAPDDDTVIGWLWALHDAGFGAQVLLSHDRGWFDPGTPDFVPKPYTYLSETFIPKLRAAGFDDEAIRQLTHVNPFNAFAR, encoded by the coding sequence ATGCCCTATCTCTACACGACCCTCGGCCCCAAGTCGGCGTCCGACCTTCGGATGATCCTGCCGCACGAGCACGTCTTCGTCGACCTGCGCACGTGGGACAAGCCCGGCTACGCGCAAGCCGAGGCCGCCGACGTCATCGCCGTGATGGCGCCGGAGATCGAACGCATCAAGGCGCTCGGTGTGACAGCCCTAATCGAATGTACGCCGATCGGCGTTGGCCGGCGCGCCGACCTCGACAAGGCCGTGTCACAGGCGACCGGCTTTCCGATCGCCGTGCCGACCGGCATCTACCGCGAGCCGTGGATTCCGCCGTGGGCGCACGAGGCCGGCGAGGACGCGCTGTGCGACTGGATGCTTGGCGAACTCAACGATCATCTCCAAGAGAGCGACTTCCCGGCCGCGTGGATCAAACTGAGCGCAGGAGACGACGGCCTGACCGCCACCGAGACCAAGATCCTGAAGGCGGCGACCCGCGCCTCTGCCGCGACCGGCGCGCTGATCGGCAGCCACACCATCCGCGGGCGAGTCGTGCGCGACCAGCTCGACATCATCGAGGCAACGGGTGGCAGCCCGCGCCGATATGTGTGGATTCACACGCAGGCCGAGCCGGACTTTGCGCTGCATCTCGAGATGGTGAAGCGCGGCGCATGGGTCGAATACGACGCGCTCGGCAACCCCGATGCGCCAGACGACGACACGGTAATCGGATGGCTGTGGGCGCTGCACGACGCGGGATTCGGCGCGCAGGTGCTGCTCAGCCACGACCGCGGCTGGTTCGACCCCGGCACGCCGGACTTTGTGCCCAAGCCGTACACCTACCTCAGCGAGACGTTCATCCCCAAGCTGCGCGCCGCCGGCTTTGACGACGAGGCGATCCGGCAGTTGACTCACGTCAACCCGTTCAATGCGTTCGCGCGGTGA
- a CDS encoding nucleoside hydrolase, with translation MRSMIIDTDTASDDAVALLMALRHPDIDVKAITIVAGNVPLKQASINARYTVELCGKETPVYEGVSKPLIREYYDAQFFHGPDGMGGMFYPAPKRPAQPGHGVDALIETIKDNPGIVLVTLGPLTNVALAVSRAPEIVANVSRCVVMGGAANVVGNITPAAEYNIWCDPEAARAVFRSGLPVEMVGWELCRGEANLLDSDIDYCKNQLDTVYSHFTIDCNISALQTNREWLGDPGIGLPDPVAMAVAIDPAICTRASKHYVEVECDGEYTRGMTVVDALNVTKHGTGNVAMWAPHRAKGDPHITVCWEIDVARWKDLLFDLLR, from the coding sequence ATGCGAAGCATGATCATCGACACCGACACCGCCAGCGACGACGCCGTCGCCCTGCTGATGGCGCTGCGGCACCCGGACATCGACGTCAAGGCGATCACCATCGTGGCTGGCAACGTGCCGCTGAAGCAAGCCAGCATCAACGCGCGCTACACGGTGGAGTTATGCGGCAAGGAGACGCCAGTCTACGAAGGCGTGTCAAAGCCGCTGATCCGCGAATACTACGACGCGCAGTTCTTCCACGGGCCAGACGGCATGGGCGGTATGTTCTATCCCGCGCCCAAGCGCCCCGCACAGCCCGGCCATGGCGTCGACGCCCTGATCGAGACGATCAAGGACAATCCCGGAATTGTCCTCGTCACGCTCGGCCCGCTGACCAATGTCGCGTTGGCTGTGTCGCGCGCGCCGGAGATCGTCGCCAACGTCAGCCGGTGCGTAGTAATGGGCGGCGCGGCCAACGTCGTCGGCAACATCACGCCGGCCGCGGAGTACAACATTTGGTGCGACCCGGAAGCGGCGCGCGCGGTGTTCCGCAGCGGCTTGCCGGTCGAGATGGTCGGATGGGAATTGTGCCGCGGCGAAGCAAACCTGCTCGACTCCGACATCGACTACTGTAAGAACCAACTCGACACCGTGTACTCGCACTTCACCATCGACTGCAATATCAGCGCGCTGCAGACCAATCGCGAGTGGTTGGGCGACCCGGGAATCGGCCTGCCTGATCCGGTCGCGATGGCGGTCGCTATCGACCCGGCCATCTGCACGCGCGCAAGCAAGCACTATGTCGAAGTCGAATGCGACGGCGAATACACGCGCGGCATGACGGTGGTCGACGCGCTGAACGTCACCAAACACGGCACCGGCAACGTGGCGATGTGGGCACCGCACCGTGCCAAAGGCGATCCGCACATCACCGTATGTTGGGAGATCGACGTCGCACGCTGGAAAGACCTGCTGTTCGACCTGCTGCGTTAA
- a CDS encoding FesM has translation MTAVPSRPTRDVLRLPLMGRLLRHRNGRLILQIPFLLLAVLLIYDGFTGPQQAAENLATVVPWVHFRGVVVIALLLFGNLVCMGCPFTLPRSLARRFASPKRRFPRVLRNKWVAIASLIALFFAYEWLNLWASPLLTAWLIVVYFSASFILELLFAESPFCKYVCPLGSFNFAYSSGAPLMIEAKDPEVCKACVGKECVNGSFAMTPLIRIDTIPVAGQPDGWQVQVTHDRKGVLGCGTELFVPQIRSNLDCTLCLDCARACPHDNVALAARRPFRQWFDPAAWPKRWDVILLIVVLASAGIVNAFGMIPPVYEVIGRIASIFGQVENGTVTPLGEAIALVLLFGVFAVALPALLVKGAARLSRTLAPTKFTYSDRDVAAAFTPAFVPLGLAVWIAHYGFHFLIGLFTIVPVVQTFLIDHGITLLGEPNWSLVGITDMTIIGIIQVVVMVGGIGLSLLVAERAAFRLYKRKAMPGLLPFALLLLVMMLLALLTFSQPMEMRGTVFFD, from the coding sequence ATGACGGCGGTCCCGTCACGCCCCACCCGCGATGTCCTAAGGCTTCCGCTGATGGGGAGGCTGCTCAGGCATCGGAATGGCCGGTTGATCCTGCAAATCCCGTTTCTGTTGTTAGCCGTGCTGCTGATCTACGACGGCTTCACCGGGCCACAGCAGGCCGCTGAGAACCTCGCTACCGTCGTTCCGTGGGTGCATTTCCGCGGCGTCGTGGTAATCGCCCTGCTGCTGTTCGGCAATCTGGTTTGCATGGGCTGCCCATTCACGCTGCCGCGCTCGCTGGCCCGCCGGTTCGCGTCTCCCAAGCGCCGGTTTCCGCGCGTGCTGCGCAACAAGTGGGTCGCCATCGCCAGCCTGATCGCGTTGTTCTTCGCCTATGAATGGCTCAACCTGTGGGCGTCTCCGTTGCTCACCGCGTGGCTGATCGTCGTTTATTTTTCCGCGTCGTTCATCCTCGAACTGCTGTTCGCCGAGTCGCCGTTCTGCAAGTACGTGTGTCCGCTCGGGTCGTTCAATTTCGCTTACAGCAGTGGCGCTCCGCTGATGATCGAGGCCAAAGACCCGGAGGTCTGCAAAGCGTGCGTGGGTAAGGAATGCGTCAACGGCAGCTTTGCGATGACGCCGTTGATTCGCATCGACACCATCCCTGTCGCCGGACAGCCGGATGGCTGGCAGGTGCAGGTCACGCACGACCGAAAAGGCGTACTCGGGTGCGGCACCGAGCTATTCGTCCCGCAGATTCGCTCGAACCTCGACTGCACGCTGTGCCTCGACTGCGCGCGGGCCTGCCCGCACGACAACGTCGCCCTTGCGGCACGCCGTCCCTTCCGCCAGTGGTTTGATCCTGCGGCGTGGCCCAAGCGCTGGGACGTCATCCTGCTCATCGTCGTCCTCGCCAGCGCGGGGATCGTCAACGCTTTCGGCATGATCCCGCCCGTATACGAGGTCATCGGCCGCATCGCCAGCATCTTCGGTCAGGTCGAGAACGGCACGGTCACGCCGCTGGGCGAAGCGATCGCTTTAGTGCTGTTGTTCGGCGTGTTCGCGGTCGCGCTTCCTGCCCTTCTCGTAAAGGGTGCTGCGCGCCTGAGCCGCACGCTCGCGCCGACCAAGTTCACCTATTCCGACCGTGATGTCGCCGCCGCCTTCACGCCGGCATTCGTGCCATTGGGGCTGGCCGTCTGGATCGCGCACTACGGCTTCCACTTTCTGATCGGACTCTTCACCATCGTGCCGGTCGTACAGACGTTCCTGATCGACCACGGTATCACGCTGCTGGGCGAGCCGAACTGGTCGCTGGTGGGGATCACCGACATGACGATCATCGGCATCATTCAGGTCGTCGTGATGGTCGGGGGCATAGGGCTCAGCTTGCTGGTGGCCGAGCGCGCCGCATTCCGGCTCTACAAGCGCAAGGCGATGCCGGGACTGCTGCCGTTCGCGCTGCTGCTGCTGGTGATGATGCTGCTCGCGCTGCTCACCTTCAGCCAACCGATGGAGATGCGCGGGACGGTCTTTTTCGACTAA
- a CDS encoding FixH family protein, translating to MTRMLVLLVAITVALVGCRESAQTPTATPENVPQIDIALEAEATSVGETVLIVTVTDATGAPVEAQEVRLRGDMAHAGMMLVQEQTDSGEDGVYRIPFGWTMGGSWTVTVTVVLTDGTTVEDTFDFEIDS from the coding sequence ATGACCCGAATGCTCGTGCTGTTAGTCGCGATTACCGTGGCGCTGGTCGGATGCCGCGAGTCGGCGCAAACCCCAACGGCCACGCCTGAAAATGTCCCCCAGATCGATATCGCACTGGAGGCCGAAGCGACCTCGGTCGGCGAGACAGTGCTGATCGTAACCGTCACCGATGCCACCGGCGCACCCGTCGAAGCACAGGAGGTCCGGCTGCGCGGCGATATGGCGCACGCCGGCATGATGCTGGTGCAGGAACAGACGGATAGCGGCGAGGACGGTGTTTACCGCATTCCCTTCGGCTGGACGATGGGCGGCAGTTGGACGGTGACGGTCACCGTCGTGCTGACTGACGGGACGACGGTCGAGGATACGTTCGACTTCGAGATCGACAGCTAA
- a CDS encoding aminoglycoside phosphotransferase family protein — MSLSKMHDHEVEIDSDLVRRLLADRCPQWAHLPLERVVSSGTDNAMFRLGEDKVVRMPRVDWAARMVEKEHRYLATLAPRLPLPIPVPLVRGEPAYGYPWHWSVNPWLEGRNAFDSPVADLLQGAADLAQFVRALRRIDPADGPGYGAHNVGRGEPLANRDPHVRAALEQLDGLIDTRAAQQAWEESLVATAWDRPPVWIHGDLLPGNVLVQHGRISAIIDFGCLGTGDPAYDLIPAWSWFGPAARSVFRAAVEVDDATWLRGRGVALAVALVALPYYKDTNWMLADIARYTIAQVLGAAFDRAAD; from the coding sequence GTGAGCCTCAGCAAGATGCACGATCATGAAGTCGAGATCGACTCGGATCTCGTGCGGCGCTTGCTGGCCGATCGGTGCCCGCAGTGGGCACACCTGCCGCTTGAGCGCGTCGTGTCGTCCGGCACCGACAACGCGATGTTCCGCCTCGGCGAGGACAAGGTCGTGCGCATGCCGCGCGTCGACTGGGCGGCGCGCATGGTCGAGAAGGAGCACCGCTACCTCGCCACGTTGGCGCCGCGCTTGCCGCTGCCGATCCCGGTGCCGTTGGTCCGGGGTGAACCCGCGTACGGTTACCCGTGGCACTGGTCGGTCAACCCGTGGCTGGAGGGACGGAACGCGTTCGATAGCCCGGTGGCCGACCTTCTGCAAGGCGCCGCCGACCTCGCGCAGTTCGTCCGCGCGCTGCGTCGCATCGACCCGGCGGATGGCCCGGGATACGGCGCGCACAACGTCGGGCGCGGCGAACCCCTCGCCAACCGCGACCCGCATGTACGCGCTGCGCTCGAACAGCTCGATGGCCTGATCGATACCCGCGCGGCCCAACAGGCATGGGAGGAGTCGCTCGTGGCGACTGCATGGGACAGGCCGCCAGTGTGGATTCACGGCGATCTGCTTCCGGGCAACGTGCTCGTGCAGCACGGGCGAATCTCGGCGATCATCGACTTCGGCTGCCTCGGCACCGGAGACCCGGCCTACGACCTCATCCCGGCCTGGAGCTGGTTCGGGCCAGCGGCGCGCTCTGTGTTCAGGGCTGCCGTGGAAGTCGACGACGCGACATGGCTGCGCGGGCGCGGCGTGGCGTTGGCCGTCGCGCTGGTCGCGCTGCCGTACTACAAAGACACCAATTGGATGCTGGCAGACATCGCCCGGTACACGATCGCTCAGGTGCTGGGCGCGGCCTTCGACCGCGCCGCCGACTAG
- a CDS encoding WXG100 family type VII secretion target, translating into MNDHIRYHYDDIEQAARRFRDHAQQVEDMLQRSMRCVRMMDEGAWIGEGADEYRFELENLLIPALRKLHNAVGDTAWALLRAIEMIQDADQMISNGFESNLDLSTIPSFALGTVGIGGGSGFGGFGARFFERFGAWMGGAMGAPGTTGSAPEGTIEMGQDPVTGSLSGRMGRGGFFNQVEEMLNNPGGAPDGSGAGGSSGDSLSGMMGRGGFFNPVQDMLDGQGGLPDSFNGPDGPVQRPPWFTEFDGSGAGVSGATDSSILVAGAGDPQQLASDIVKTSQATGGGGVSGVFNPDPDAALRGPGALPGGQLAPGTTLSPAAQAMMDWIKAHPDGTLVLPPFSAGTGAEALAALANEGFDLSGLNIATVGSPEVNFPDGLQITSIASLSDLAKLA; encoded by the coding sequence ATGAACGATCACATTCGCTATCACTACGACGACATCGAACAAGCGGCGCGGCGTTTCCGCGATCATGCACAACAAGTGGAGGACATGCTTCAACGTTCGATGCGCTGTGTGCGCATGATGGACGAGGGCGCATGGATTGGTGAAGGCGCGGACGAATACCGGTTCGAGCTTGAGAACTTACTTATTCCGGCGCTGCGCAAGCTGCACAACGCTGTCGGCGATACGGCATGGGCGCTGCTGCGCGCGATTGAAATGATCCAAGACGCCGATCAGATGATCTCGAACGGCTTCGAAAGCAATCTGGACCTGTCGACGATCCCCAGCTTTGCGCTTGGGACGGTCGGTATCGGAGGCGGTTCGGGGTTTGGCGGTTTCGGCGCGCGCTTCTTCGAACGGTTCGGTGCGTGGATGGGCGGCGCCATGGGCGCGCCCGGTACCACCGGATCAGCGCCTGAAGGCACGATCGAAATGGGTCAAGACCCGGTTACTGGAAGCCTGTCCGGGCGAATGGGGCGTGGCGGGTTCTTCAACCAAGTCGAAGAGATGCTCAACAATCCCGGCGGAGCACCGGATGGCTCCGGTGCGGGCGGCTCGTCCGGCGACAGCTTGTCCGGCATGATGGGCCGTGGCGGGTTCTTCAACCCCGTTCAAGACATGCTCGACGGTCAAGGTGGCCTGCCGGACTCGTTCAACGGGCCGGATGGTCCGGTGCAGCGCCCGCCGTGGTTCACCGAATTTGACGGCAGCGGCGCGGGTGTTTCCGGCGCGACGGACTCCTCGATCCTCGTCGCTGGCGCGGGCGACCCGCAGCAGTTGGCGTCCGACATCGTCAAGACCTCGCAGGCCACGGGCGGTGGCGGGGTCAGCGGTGTATTCAACCCCGATCCCGATGCCGCTCTGCGCGGACCGGGCGCGCTCCCCGGCGGCCAACTGGCGCCCGGGACTACGCTCAGCCCGGCAGCGCAGGCGATGATGGACTGGATCAAGGCGCATCCTGACGGCACGCTCGTACTGCCGCCGTTTTCTGCCGGCACTGGCGCCGAAGCGCTCGCCGCGCTCGCCAACGAGGGTTTCGACCTTTCCGGCCTCAACATCGCAACGGTCGGCTCGCCGGAGGTCAACTTCCCTGACGGCTTGCAAATCACGTCGATCGCGAGCCTGAGCGATTTGGCGAAGCTCGCGTAG
- a CDS encoding CoA-binding protein has translation MDDTKLRDLLENARVIAVVGHSDNPARDSYRIGRYLRDVGYTVYPVNPTLTEIDGEPCYSDLASVPEPIDIVDVFRRAEYLPDIVRDSVRVDAGAVWGQLTVTHPEAAQVAADTGIPLVMDRCILVEHRRLGITKRK, from the coding sequence GTGGACGACACCAAACTGCGTGACTTGCTCGAGAACGCCCGCGTGATCGCCGTCGTCGGCCATTCCGACAATCCGGCCCGCGACAGCTACCGTATTGGCCGTTACCTGCGCGATGTCGGCTACACCGTGTATCCGGTCAATCCGACGCTGACCGAAATCGACGGCGAACCGTGCTATTCCGACCTCGCTAGCGTGCCAGAGCCGATCGATATCGTCGACGTGTTTCGGCGTGCAGAGTATCTCCCCGACATTGTGCGCGACTCCGTGCGTGTCGACGCCGGCGCGGTGTGGGGCCAGCTTACCGTCACCCACCCCGAGGCCGCGCAGGTCGCCGCCGACACCGGCATCCCGCTGGTGATGGATCGCTGTATTCTTGTCGAACACCGCCGCTTAGGCATTACGAAGCGCAAGTGA
- a CDS encoding transposase, translating to MSRSRESRYVTFARMALELAEATLPRYSHPKSPQTFTLPQLAVCVLLSYYLDLSYRDTEEWLLAAGEVRQVLGLVRVPDHSTLFRTYRKLPLARWQAMSDRLLGGMGVKEDVVAVDTTSFRLENASAYYRARSGKRHLDWLKCGYAVGCRTRLILGWKTGSGRACASDIHYLTPLRRQARRWCVKERWFLVGDRGFDGVATKPSDIIPVINRMKRPPTRPDLVARREAVMAARLDGIYGQRWQVETVYSVIKRKMGDTIRSRRPLLQRREPILKAIAYNLHV from the coding sequence ATGAGTAGATCCCGTGAAAGTCGCTACGTCACGTTTGCCCGGATGGCGTTGGAGTTGGCGGAGGCGACACTGCCTCGGTATAGCCATCCCAAGAGCCCTCAGACCTTCACGCTGCCGCAGTTGGCGGTGTGTGTGCTGCTGTCGTATTACCTGGACTTGAGCTATCGCGATACCGAAGAGTGGTTGTTGGCGGCCGGAGAGGTGCGCCAGGTGCTGGGCCTGGTGCGGGTGCCCGACCATAGCACGCTGTTTCGCACCTACCGCAAGCTGCCGTTGGCGCGCTGGCAGGCGATGAGCGACCGCTTGCTCGGGGGGATGGGAGTCAAGGAGGATGTCGTCGCGGTTGACACCACCAGCTTTCGGCTCGAGAACGCTAGCGCCTACTACCGAGCCCGAAGCGGCAAACGCCACTTGGACTGGCTCAAGTGCGGCTATGCCGTCGGCTGCCGAACGCGATTGATTTTGGGCTGGAAAACCGGCAGCGGACGGGCCTGTGCGTCGGATATCCACTACCTGACCCCGCTGCGGCGACAGGCGCGGCGATGGTGTGTGAAAGAGCGTTGGTTTTTGGTGGGGGATCGGGGGTTCGATGGGGTCGCCACCAAGCCCTCCGACATCATCCCCGTCATCAACCGCATGAAACGCCCACCAACCCGACCAGACTTGGTGGCGCGGCGGGAGGCGGTGATGGCAGCCCGCTTGGATGGCATTTACGGACAGCGTTGGCAGGTGGAAACAGTGTACTCGGTCATCAAACGCAAAATGGGAGACACCATCCGCTCGCGCCGCCCACTGCTGCAGCGGCGTGAACCCATCCTTAAGGCCATCGCCTATAACCTCCATGTCTGA
- a CDS encoding M23 family metallopeptidase translates to MTAVVILAALILTTLGIIPVVEWQNVDCGVAETLAYPVDMERYQLVQGFSVPSPRHQGRYHTGEDYAIPGGESLAEPVRAIGRGVVTYSYTLGWGRDAGVVIVRHTLPDGVQILSQYGHISATDAVPFPLIGTCVEQGDVLGVIADVRPAPHVHLEIKLALPDAPGPGYSWVLPENDEPQWRMPSRLIDAYSN, encoded by the coding sequence ATGACGGCAGTCGTCATCCTGGCGGCACTCATCCTTACAACGCTCGGAATCATTCCCGTCGTGGAGTGGCAGAACGTCGATTGCGGCGTCGCGGAGACGCTCGCCTACCCGGTCGACATGGAGCGCTACCAGCTCGTGCAAGGGTTCAGTGTGCCCAGCCCGCGCCATCAAGGGCGCTATCACACCGGTGAGGACTACGCGATTCCCGGCGGCGAGTCGTTGGCCGAACCTGTGCGGGCCATCGGCCGCGGTGTGGTGACATACAGCTATACGCTCGGTTGGGGCCGTGATGCGGGCGTCGTGATCGTCCGCCACACGCTGCCGGACGGCGTGCAGATCCTCAGTCAGTACGGGCACATCAGCGCCACGGACGCGGTGCCGTTTCCGTTGATCGGCACGTGCGTCGAACAAGGTGACGTTCTCGGCGTGATCGCCGACGTGCGCCCGGCCCCCCATGTCCACCTTGAGATCAAGCTGGCCTTGCCCGACGCGCCCGGGCCGGGCTATTCGTGGGTGCTGCCCGAAAACGACGAGCCGCAGTGGCGTATGCCCTCGCGCCTTATCGACGCGTATTCCAATTAG